The Prochlorococcus marinus CUG1416 genome has a segment encoding these proteins:
- a CDS encoding NAD-dependent epimerase/dehydratase family protein, with translation MKVIVLGGDGFCGWPCAVNLAEQNHDVIIVDNLSRRKIDIDLEVESLTPISSITERLSAWKEIGGKPMRFLNMDISKQYQKLLNLLIEEKPDSVIHFAEQRAAPYSMKSSFTKRYTVDNNVNGTHNLLAAIVESNLDIHVVHLGTMGVYGYGSHRGATIPEGYLKVEVPQPDGSRFEEEILHPASPGSVYHMTKTLDQLLFLYYNKNDLVRITDLHQGIVWGTNTESTLKDPRLTNRFDYDGDYGTVLNRFLMQAAIGYPLSVHGTGGQTRAFIHIKDSVKCVQLALENPPKSGERVKIFNQMTESHQVGELAKKIASLTGADINYLPNPRNEAVENDLIVDNKCFIELGLNPTTLDNGLLEEVVEVAKKYSKRCDLKRIPCVSSWTKKQAEAIKTN, from the coding sequence GTGAAAGTTATTGTTCTTGGTGGAGATGGTTTTTGCGGTTGGCCTTGTGCGGTGAATTTAGCAGAGCAAAATCATGATGTAATTATTGTCGACAATTTAAGTCGTAGAAAAATAGATATTGATCTAGAAGTAGAATCTTTAACTCCAATCTCTTCCATAACAGAAAGACTTTCTGCATGGAAAGAGATTGGAGGTAAACCTATGAGATTTCTTAACATGGATATCTCTAAACAATATCAAAAATTACTGAATTTGCTTATTGAAGAAAAACCAGATTCAGTTATCCATTTCGCAGAACAAAGAGCAGCGCCTTACTCGATGAAATCGAGTTTTACGAAAAGATATACAGTAGATAATAATGTTAATGGCACGCACAACCTTCTAGCTGCAATCGTAGAATCTAATTTAGATATTCATGTTGTTCATTTAGGAACAATGGGGGTCTACGGATATGGATCCCATAGAGGTGCAACAATTCCAGAAGGTTATTTAAAGGTTGAAGTTCCACAACCAGATGGAAGCCGCTTTGAAGAAGAAATATTACACCCTGCGAGTCCAGGAAGTGTTTACCATATGACTAAAACTTTAGATCAATTATTATTTCTTTACTACAACAAAAATGATCTTGTAAGAATAACTGATCTGCATCAAGGTATTGTTTGGGGAACAAATACAGAATCAACTTTGAAAGATCCTAGATTGACAAACAGATTTGACTATGACGGAGATTATGGAACTGTTCTAAACAGATTTCTCATGCAAGCTGCTATTGGATATCCTTTAAGTGTTCATGGAACAGGAGGGCAAACGAGAGCATTTATACATATAAAAGATTCGGTAAAATGTGTGCAACTTGCACTTGAGAATCCTCCAAAATCGGGAGAGAGAGTCAAAATCTTTAATCAAATGACTGAAAGTCATCAAGTTGGGGAGCTAGCTAAAAAAATTGCATCTCTCACAGGGGCTGATATCAATTATTTACCAAATCCAAGGAATGAAGCAGTTGAAAATGATTTAATTGTTGATAATAAATGCTTTATAGAATTAGGTTTAAACCCAACCACTCTTGATAATGGCTTATTAGAAGAAGTTGTTGAAGTTGCTAAAAAATACTCCAAGAGATGTGATTTGAAACGCATACCTTGTGTTTCATCCTGGACTAAAAAACAAGCTGAGGCTATAAAGACTAATTAA
- a CDS encoding glycosyltransferase family 4 protein — translation MKIALFTETFLPKVDGIVTRLTKTIEFLIKNGDEVIIFCPEGCPESYMGATVVGVAAMPLPLYPELKLGLPGPAVSDKLEKFNPDLIHVVNPAVLGLGGIWLAKTNNIPLIASYHTHLPKYLEYYGMGMLEPLLWELLKAAHNQALLNLCTSTAMVNELKDKGIQRTALWQRGVDTYSFRPDLRSEEMREKLFGKYQDANFLLIYVGRLSAEKQIERIKPVLASIPNACLALVGDGPYRNQLEKIFENTKTNFIGYLSGDELASAYASGDIFLFPSSTETLGLVLLEAMAAGCPVIGANKGGIPDIISDGINGCLYDPDEKDNGEQSLIEATKKILENEDKREVMRKEARNEAEKWDWNQATLQLQNYYSDTLKEID, via the coding sequence GTGAAAATTGCATTGTTTACTGAAACCTTTTTACCTAAAGTTGATGGCATAGTCACAAGACTAACTAAAACGATTGAATTTTTAATAAAAAATGGTGATGAAGTTATAATTTTTTGTCCAGAGGGGTGTCCAGAATCATATATGGGAGCAACAGTAGTTGGAGTTGCTGCAATGCCCTTACCACTATACCCAGAGTTGAAGCTTGGTTTACCAGGTCCTGCAGTTTCAGATAAGTTAGAAAAATTCAATCCAGATTTGATACATGTTGTTAATCCAGCTGTACTTGGCTTAGGTGGCATATGGTTGGCGAAAACTAATAATATTCCTTTAATTGCTAGCTACCATACTCATCTTCCAAAATATCTGGAATATTACGGTATGGGTATGTTAGAGCCACTTTTGTGGGAATTACTTAAAGCAGCTCATAATCAAGCCTTATTAAATTTATGTACTTCCACCGCTATGGTCAATGAGTTAAAAGATAAAGGTATTCAAAGGACTGCTCTATGGCAAAGAGGAGTAGATACTTACAGTTTCCGACCAGATTTGAGAAGTGAGGAAATGAGAGAAAAATTATTTGGGAAATATCAAGATGCTAATTTCCTATTGATTTATGTAGGAAGATTATCCGCAGAAAAACAAATTGAGAGAATCAAACCAGTCTTAGCAAGTATTCCTAATGCATGCCTAGCACTTGTAGGTGACGGTCCATATAGAAACCAGCTTGAAAAAATATTCGAGAATACTAAGACTAATTTCATAGGATATTTATCTGGAGATGAACTTGCTAGCGCCTATGCCTCTGGCGATATATTTTTATTTCCCTCTAGTACAGAAACACTTGGATTAGTATTACTAGAAGCAATGGCGGCAGGATGTCCAGTTATCGGAGCAAATAAAGGAGGAATTCCAGACATAATTAGCGATGGCATTAACGGTTGTTTATATGATCCTGATGAAAAAGACAATGGGGAACAAAGTTTAATTGAAGCGACAAAAAAAATTCTAGAGAATGAAGATAAAAGAGAAGTTATGAGGAAAGAGGCACGAAACGAAGCAGAAAAATGGGATTGGAATCAAGCAACGTTACAACTACAAAATTATTATTCAGATACTCTCAAAGAAATAGATTAA
- the gcvP gene encoding aminomethyl-transferring glycine dehydrogenase has product MTSKFGSDLFIDRHLGLGDNDERSMLNKLGFNNIDQFINQVIPEDIQLKDKSSEILPQGCSEIEALNELEEIAKQNTKMRSLIGLGYYDNHMPKVIQRHVLENPRWYTSYTPYQAEIAQGRLEALFNFQTIVCELTGFPVANASLLDEGTAAAEAMAMSFAARKNKSSKVYLVESNVFDHTFNVLQTRAKPLGIFLKRFTQSNFPNDDDVFGILLQLPGKNGQLFDPTFLISKAHRSEIIVTASIDPLAQVLIKPISEFGVDVAVGSMQRFGVPMGFGGPHAAYFACSEKYKRLIPGRIVGQTLSKNGEKSLRLALQTREQHIRREKATSNICTAQSLLAIISSFYAIYHGSSGLMQIAKRLVELRLNLESCLADLGFHIPDGIRFDSVDVYSEHSQRIHNEALKNGYNLRILPLGSTIENSTGFGISLDELSNEKEIKDILTFIANLIEKKEDLEYIKFDKRFHLEGLALRSSKWMQQDIFTKNQSETELMRYIFRLAEKDFSLVDGMMPLGSCTMKLNSAAELNPVSWANLSSIHPFSPPDQTKGYTKIISDLENWISDIVGLKSVSFQPNAGSQGEFAGLLAINSYFESKGELSRKKCLIPKSAHGTNPASAVMAGFDVLTVECDDEGNIDFQDLSIKVKKFDNQIGALMLTYPSTHGVFELQIRKICDLIHSVGGFVYLDGANLNAQVGLCKPGNYGVDVCHLNLHKTFCIPHGGGGPGVGPVAASETLSPFLPTHSLMDNNLSNSSNYVSSAKHGSASILPISWMYIKMAGLSGLRKATAHAILSANYIAHSLKHKFKILYKGKNNFVAHECILDFRDLKSKTGLSVNDLAKRLIDYSFHAPTISWPVPETIMIEPTESESLAELDRFCEAMLLIGEEISEIENNIELNNNNVISNAPHTLKELIGDNWNYPYSKEKASFPYKTPTTIKFWSSVSRINNAYGDRNLICSCTVNQGETLEEKKCA; this is encoded by the coding sequence ATGACATCCAAATTTGGGTCCGATTTGTTTATAGATAGGCATCTGGGGTTAGGAGATAATGATGAGAGAAGCATGCTAAATAAGCTTGGTTTTAATAATATTGATCAATTTATAAACCAAGTTATTCCTGAAGATATTCAGCTTAAAGATAAATCTTCAGAAATATTGCCCCAAGGTTGTTCAGAAATTGAGGCTTTAAATGAATTAGAAGAGATTGCCAAGCAAAATACCAAAATGAGATCACTAATAGGCCTTGGTTATTATGACAATCACATGCCTAAAGTAATCCAAAGACATGTTCTTGAAAATCCTAGGTGGTACACGTCTTATACCCCATATCAAGCAGAAATTGCACAAGGAAGATTAGAAGCTCTATTTAATTTTCAGACTATTGTTTGTGAACTAACAGGATTCCCTGTCGCAAATGCATCTTTATTAGATGAGGGCACTGCTGCTGCGGAGGCTATGGCCATGAGTTTTGCGGCAAGAAAAAATAAATCTTCAAAAGTGTACTTAGTTGAATCAAATGTTTTTGATCATACTTTTAATGTTCTACAAACCAGAGCAAAACCTTTGGGAATATTCTTAAAACGCTTTACTCAAAGCAACTTTCCTAATGATGATGATGTTTTTGGAATTTTGTTGCAATTACCAGGTAAAAATGGTCAATTATTTGATCCCACATTCTTAATATCCAAAGCACATAGATCAGAAATTATTGTAACTGCATCTATTGATCCACTGGCACAAGTTTTAATTAAACCAATTTCTGAATTTGGTGTTGATGTAGCAGTGGGTAGTATGCAAAGATTTGGAGTTCCAATGGGTTTTGGTGGCCCCCATGCAGCATATTTTGCTTGTAGCGAAAAATATAAAAGGCTGATACCTGGAAGAATTGTTGGACAAACTCTCTCTAAAAATGGAGAAAAGTCACTAAGACTAGCATTGCAAACAAGAGAGCAACATATTAGAAGGGAAAAGGCCACGAGTAATATTTGTACTGCTCAATCTTTGTTAGCCATAATTTCTTCTTTTTATGCTATTTATCATGGATCCTCTGGATTAATGCAAATTGCTAAGAGATTAGTGGAGTTGAGACTAAATTTAGAATCATGTTTAGCTGATCTAGGTTTTCATATTCCTGATGGGATTAGATTTGATAGTGTTGATGTTTATTCTGAGCACTCCCAGAGGATCCATAATGAAGCTTTAAAAAATGGTTATAACTTAAGAATTTTGCCGTTGGGATCAACTATTGAAAATTCAACTGGCTTTGGGATCTCTTTAGATGAGCTCAGTAATGAAAAAGAAATCAAAGATATTTTGACTTTCATAGCAAACCTTATAGAAAAAAAAGAAGATTTAGAGTATATAAAATTTGATAAAAGATTTCATCTTGAAGGTTTAGCTTTGAGATCCAGTAAATGGATGCAGCAAGATATATTCACAAAAAATCAAAGTGAAACTGAATTAATGAGATATATATTCCGACTTGCTGAAAAAGATTTTTCTCTGGTAGATGGAATGATGCCATTAGGAAGCTGTACCATGAAGTTAAATTCTGCAGCAGAGTTAAATCCAGTCTCTTGGGCTAATTTATCTTCTATTCATCCTTTTTCTCCACCAGATCAAACGAAGGGCTATACAAAAATAATATCTGATCTAGAAAACTGGATAAGTGATATTGTTGGTCTAAAATCAGTTTCTTTTCAACCAAATGCAGGCTCTCAGGGAGAGTTTGCAGGATTATTGGCAATAAATTCTTATTTTGAATCAAAAGGTGAACTTTCAAGAAAAAAATGTTTAATTCCTAAAAGTGCTCATGGCACAAATCCTGCTAGTGCAGTTATGGCAGGATTTGATGTTTTAACGGTTGAATGTGATGACGAAGGAAATATTGATTTTCAAGATTTGTCGATCAAGGTCAAGAAATTTGATAACCAAATAGGAGCCCTTATGTTGACCTACCCCTCTACTCATGGAGTTTTTGAATTGCAAATCAGAAAGATATGTGACTTAATTCACTCTGTTGGTGGATTTGTCTATTTAGATGGAGCAAATTTGAACGCTCAGGTTGGATTATGCAAACCAGGTAACTATGGTGTTGATGTTTGTCATTTGAATTTACATAAAACATTCTGCATTCCACATGGAGGTGGGGGTCCAGGAGTAGGACCAGTTGCTGCATCAGAAACTTTAAGCCCATTTCTTCCTACTCATTCTTTAATGGATAATAATTTATCTAATAGTTCCAATTATGTATCTTCTGCCAAGCATGGGAGTGCCAGTATTCTCCCAATAAGTTGGATGTACATAAAAATGGCTGGTCTTAGTGGTTTAAGGAAAGCAACTGCGCATGCAATTCTATCTGCAAATTATATTGCACATTCTTTAAAGCATAAATTCAAGATTCTTTATAAAGGAAAAAATAATTTTGTCGCACATGAATGTATTTTAGATTTTAGAGATTTAAAATCTAAAACTGGTTTGAGTGTAAATGATTTAGCTAAACGATTAATAGATTATAGTTTTCATGCCCCAACTATAAGTTGGCCTGTTCCAGAGACTATTATGATAGAGCCTACTGAAAGTGAAAGTTTGGCTGAATTGGATAGATTTTGTGAGGCTATGCTTTTGATTGGAGAAGAAATCAGCGAAATAGAAAATAATATTGAATTAAATAATAATAATGTAATAAGCAATGCTCCCCATACGCTGAAAGAGTTAATTGGGGATAATTGGAATTATCCTTATTCAAAAGAAAAAGCTTCTTTCCCTTATAAAACTCCAACAACTATTAAGTTTTGGTCTTCAGTTTCTAGAATTAATAATGCATATGGTGATCGCAATTTAATTTGTTCTTGCACTGTAAATCAAGGAGAGACTTTAGAAGAAAAAAAATGTGCTTAA
- the gcvH gene encoding glycine cleavage system protein GcvH, producing the protein MSYQFPDNLHYADTHEYVLEENGLLKIGVSDFAIDQLGDIVFVELADQGKTLEKGETFGTIESVKAVEEVYLPFSGEIVSVNESVIDNPELLQNDPIGEGWLVILKPESEVSIADLMTSEEYQSKVVPK; encoded by the coding sequence ATGTCTTACCAGTTTCCAGACAACCTTCACTATGCTGATACCCATGAATATGTGTTAGAAGAAAACGGATTGTTAAAAATTGGAGTTAGTGATTTTGCTATAGATCAATTAGGAGATATTGTTTTTGTTGAGTTAGCTGATCAAGGGAAGACTTTAGAGAAAGGTGAGACTTTTGGAACAATAGAATCTGTTAAGGCCGTTGAGGAAGTCTACCTGCCTTTTTCAGGGGAAATAGTATCTGTAAATGAAAGTGTAATTGATAACCCTGAGCTTTTGCAGAATGATCCCATTGGAGAAGGTTGGTTAGTCATTTTGAAACCAGAATCAGAAGTATCAATTGCTGATTTGATGACTTCTGAGGAATATCAATCAAAGGTTGTACCAAAATAA
- a CDS encoding aminotransferase class I/II-fold pyridoxal phosphate-dependent enzyme, which yields MTRNNNLKLAEKAVLSVEESLSQVFQERSNQVFQKLENILTIFKEEKVSTSHFNQSSGSGHGDISREKIDAVFARLFLAEKAAVRMQFVSGTHAISSVLFGILRPGDVMLSLTGQPYDTLEEVIGIRGGGIGSLKDFEIDYKQINICENFDSFEEKIVHSFQENPCKLVFIQKSCGYSWRKSLTNHEIEKICSLIHSLDPNCICFVDNCYGELVEDSEPISKGANIIAGSLIKNLGGTIVPTGGYVAGDAELVEMACSRLTSPGIGSSAGINFGLGRLILQGLFLAPQIVHESLKGADMVAAVFKNLGFKVLPEPATYRSDLIQSVRLNNPDLLQKVCQSFQNSSPVDSFLNVVPSSMDGYDSQLLMAGGTFIEGSTSEFSADAPLRDPYNIFVQGGSHIAHIKIALIQLLSELLEENLISKDSLVSLST from the coding sequence ATGACACGAAACAATAACTTAAAACTGGCTGAAAAAGCTGTTCTTTCTGTAGAAGAGAGTTTAAGTCAAGTTTTTCAAGAAAGATCCAATCAGGTTTTCCAGAAATTAGAAAATATTTTGACAATTTTTAAGGAAGAAAAAGTTTCTACTAGTCATTTCAATCAATCTTCTGGTAGTGGTCATGGTGATATATCTAGAGAAAAAATTGATGCGGTTTTTGCAAGATTGTTTCTTGCTGAAAAGGCAGCTGTGAGGATGCAATTTGTAAGTGGAACGCATGCAATAAGTTCTGTCTTGTTTGGAATTCTTAGGCCTGGAGATGTGATGTTATCTCTTACAGGACAACCATATGACACGTTAGAAGAAGTGATAGGAATAAGGGGAGGAGGTATAGGCTCACTTAAAGATTTTGAGATTGACTATAAGCAAATAAATATCTGTGAGAATTTTGATTCTTTTGAAGAAAAAATTGTTCATTCTTTTCAAGAAAATCCATGCAAATTAGTATTTATACAAAAAAGTTGTGGATATAGTTGGAGAAAATCTCTTACGAATCATGAGATAGAGAAAATTTGTAGTCTGATTCACTCTCTTGATCCTAACTGCATATGTTTTGTTGATAACTGTTATGGGGAGCTTGTTGAAGATAGTGAACCAATTTCTAAAGGGGCAAATATAATTGCTGGATCATTGATTAAAAATTTGGGAGGGACAATCGTTCCTACTGGTGGGTATGTTGCAGGAGATGCAGAGTTGGTTGAGATGGCGTGTTCTAGATTAACCTCACCAGGTATTGGTTCATCTGCAGGAATAAATTTTGGACTAGGAAGATTAATTTTGCAGGGTTTGTTTTTAGCACCACAAATTGTTCACGAATCACTAAAAGGTGCTGATATGGTTGCAGCAGTTTTTAAAAATTTGGGATTTAAGGTTTTGCCAGAGCCAGCAACTTATAGATCTGATCTCATTCAGTCAGTAAGATTGAATAATCCTGATTTGTTACAAAAAGTTTGTCAATCTTTTCAAAATTCTTCACCAGTAGATTCTTTTCTTAATGTTGTTCCATCATCAATGGATGGTTATGATTCACAATTATTAATGGCAGGAGGTACATTTATTGAAGGTAGTACAAGTGAATTTTCCGCCGATGCTCCTCTAAGAGATCCTTACAATATTTTTGTTCAAGGTGGTTCTCACATAGCTCACATCAAAATTGCACTAATTCAATTATTATCTGAGCTATTAGAGGAAAATTTAATTTCAAAGGATTCTCTAGTCTCTTTATCAACTTAA
- a CDS encoding acyl-CoA desaturase, whose amino-acid sequence MNSVIFQETAKLKKPVPAEKVIELSEKLLEPSRHSKKYPPRLHKTWGTIVFMVAIHILSLIAIQPKFWSLPAVISLLFFYWVTACLGVTLGYHRLLSHRSFIVPRWLERFFATCGAISCQHGPIDWVGLHRHHHSFSDTEVDHHNSKKGFWWSHMGWMFKDVEALKAVPKLSADLIKDPYYRFLNKYFLILQIPIGLSLYAIGQKLGVGGWALVLWGIPLRLVVVYHITWLVNSATHCWGKAPFESGDSSKNNAWVAALTFGEGWHNNHHAFPNSAKQGLFRGQIDLTWEHIKILAKLGLAKKVKLPSRSYY is encoded by the coding sequence ATGAACTCAGTAATTTTCCAAGAAACAGCAAAATTAAAAAAACCTGTTCCAGCTGAAAAAGTCATAGAACTATCAGAAAAGCTGCTGGAACCTTCAAGACATTCAAAAAAATATCCTCCCAGACTGCATAAAACTTGGGGAACAATCGTCTTCATGGTGGCAATTCATATTCTTTCTCTTATAGCGATACAACCAAAATTTTGGAGTCTCCCTGCAGTAATATCATTATTATTTTTTTACTGGGTGACTGCTTGTTTAGGAGTCACTCTTGGATATCACAGATTGTTATCCCACAGATCCTTCATAGTTCCAAGATGGCTTGAAAGATTTTTTGCTACCTGCGGAGCAATAAGTTGCCAGCATGGGCCTATAGATTGGGTAGGTTTACATAGACATCACCACTCTTTTTCAGATACAGAAGTAGATCATCACAATAGTAAAAAAGGTTTTTGGTGGAGTCATATGGGTTGGATGTTCAAAGACGTTGAAGCACTCAAAGCTGTTCCAAAACTAAGTGCAGATTTAATTAAAGATCCATACTATAGATTTCTCAATAAATATTTTTTAATTTTACAAATTCCTATCGGACTCTCTTTGTACGCAATAGGTCAAAAATTAGGAGTCGGGGGATGGGCTTTGGTTCTTTGGGGAATTCCATTAAGACTTGTGGTGGTTTATCACATAACTTGGCTTGTTAACTCTGCAACACATTGTTGGGGGAAAGCGCCTTTTGAAAGCGGTGATTCATCCAAAAACAATGCCTGGGTTGCTGCATTAACATTTGGAGAGGGCTGGCACAATAATCATCATGCATTTCCTAACTCGGCAAAACAAGGATTATTTAGAGGTCAAATTGATCTAACTTGGGAACATATTAAGATTCTTGCAAAATTAGGTCTTGCAAAAAAAGTAAAGTTACCCTCTAGGTCTTATTATTAA
- the rplI gene encoding 50S ribosomal protein L9: MAKRVQVALTESIVSLGKEGDLVEVAPGYARNFLLPYGKAMNVTPAVLKQIERKKEKEKIAADKLKQEALDFQTALKTIGRFTIKKQVGEDGVLFGTVTNGDVAEAIQEATKKEIDRRNITVPDIHNLGSFTAKLKLHQEVNAEINIEVTS, encoded by the coding sequence ATGGCTAAAAGAGTACAAGTCGCATTAACTGAATCAATCGTCTCGCTCGGTAAAGAAGGTGACTTAGTTGAAGTAGCACCTGGATATGCAAGAAATTTTCTATTACCTTATGGCAAGGCGATGAATGTAACACCAGCTGTTCTTAAACAAATTGAAAGGAAAAAAGAAAAAGAAAAAATTGCTGCTGACAAATTAAAGCAAGAAGCTCTTGATTTCCAAACTGCATTAAAAACAATAGGAAGATTCACTATTAAAAAACAGGTTGGTGAAGATGGTGTACTATTTGGAACTGTAACCAATGGGGATGTTGCTGAAGCAATACAAGAAGCAACCAAAAAAGAAATTGACAGAAGAAACATCACAGTTCCTGATATTCATAATTTGGGTTCATTTACAGCAAAACTAAAATTACATCAAGAAGTTAATGCAGAAATAAATATTGAAGTAACAAGTTAA
- the dnaB gene encoding replicative DNA helicase encodes MVSVPFPNNNQNKNFKKDFNSENAGLVPPQNIQAEEAVLGGILLDPDAISRIADLIKPEAFYINAHREIYKTSLMLHTQGKPTDLTSMSAWLADNGSLDKIGGNNKLVELVENVSSTASIEQVANLINDKFMRRQLIRSGNEVVQLGYDQTQDTNEILDKAEQKIFEISQEKPSKGLTQAAEILTSTFNEIESRSLGTSVAGIPVNFYDLDAMTQGFQRSDLIIVAGRPSMGKTSMVLNLAKNVAQSQDLPVCVFSLEMSKEQLTYRLLSMEVGIESGRLRTGRLQQDEWPLLGEGINSLGQLPIFIDDKPNLSVLEMRSLCRRLIAEQKKELGLIVIDYLQLMEGTTPDNRVQELSRITRGLKSMARELKVPVVALSQLSRGVESRTNKRPMLSDLRESGSIEQDADLVLMIYRDEYYNPETEDRGITEIIVTKHRNGPVGTVKLLFEPQFTRFRNLAN; translated from the coding sequence ATGGTTTCAGTACCTTTTCCAAATAATAACCAAAATAAAAACTTTAAAAAAGATTTTAATAGTGAAAATGCTGGGTTAGTACCTCCTCAAAATATTCAAGCGGAAGAAGCGGTACTAGGTGGCATACTTCTTGACCCAGATGCCATCAGCAGAATTGCAGATTTAATAAAACCGGAAGCTTTTTATATAAATGCTCATCGAGAGATTTATAAAACATCATTAATGTTGCATACCCAGGGAAAACCAACTGATTTAACTTCAATGAGTGCATGGTTAGCAGATAATGGATCACTAGACAAAATTGGAGGTAACAACAAATTAGTGGAACTCGTGGAAAATGTATCCTCTACAGCGTCAATAGAACAAGTTGCTAATTTAATTAACGATAAATTCATGAGAAGGCAACTTATCAGATCTGGAAATGAGGTGGTTCAACTAGGTTATGATCAGACTCAAGATACTAATGAAATTTTAGATAAAGCCGAGCAAAAAATATTTGAAATCAGTCAAGAAAAACCTTCAAAAGGCCTGACTCAAGCGGCTGAAATCCTTACAAGTACTTTCAATGAAATAGAGTCGAGATCGTTAGGAACTTCAGTAGCTGGAATTCCAGTAAATTTTTACGACCTTGATGCTATGACTCAAGGCTTTCAAAGAAGTGATTTAATAATCGTGGCGGGAAGACCTTCAATGGGGAAAACCTCAATGGTGCTTAACCTTGCGAAGAATGTTGCTCAATCTCAAGATTTACCTGTGTGTGTATTTAGCCTTGAAATGAGTAAAGAACAATTGACATATAGATTACTTTCTATGGAAGTAGGAATCGAAAGTGGCAGGCTAAGAACAGGTAGATTGCAACAAGATGAATGGCCGCTACTTGGAGAAGGTATAAATTCATTAGGTCAACTACCAATATTTATAGATGACAAACCTAACCTAAGTGTTTTAGAGATGAGATCTCTATGTAGAAGATTAATAGCTGAACAAAAAAAAGAACTTGGATTAATTGTAATTGATTACCTCCAATTAATGGAAGGAACAACTCCTGACAATAGAGTGCAAGAATTGTCACGGATAACAAGAGGCCTTAAAAGTATGGCTAGAGAATTAAAAGTTCCAGTTGTTGCCTTGTCTCAACTTAGTAGAGGAGTAGAGTCTAGAACAAACAAAAGACCAATGTTAAGCGATCTAAGAGAATCAGGTTCTATTGAACAAGACGCAGATTTAGTATTAATGATTTATAGAGATGAATACTATAATCCAGAGACTGAAGATAGAGGTATAACAGAGATCATTGTCACTAAACATAGAAATGGACCCGTAGGAACTGTTAAATTATTATTTGAACCTCAATTTACGAGATTTAGGAATTTAGCTAATTAA